Below is a window of Ruegeria sp. THAF33 DNA.
CAAACCAGTCATGCGCTGCCTTGGCCGCCTCATACCCCAGGCCCTGCCCCTGCGCCTCGGGCGCCAGAACCCAGCCCGCCTCGGGAAAGCCGTCGAAATCATCGCCCATCTCACGGTTTCCGTAAAAGAAACCGGCCTGTCCGATCAGCTTTCGATTCGATTGTTGCAGCACACCCCATTGTCCAAACCCGGCCATGTGCCAATGCCCGGCATTGCGCAAAAAGGAATCCCATGCCTCTCCGCGCGATCGGGGTGAGCCGCCAACATGCTGAACGACGCACGGATCTCTCCAGATCTCGGCGAACCGGTCAAAGTCCTCCGGGCGCATGGCACACAGCGTCAAACGCGCGGTATTTATCATGGGAGTGGATCTTATCATGCCCTGTCCACTTTGAATTTTGCCTCAATGGAAACAGTGCGCATCCGAAAATGCACGCGCAAGCATGAATTTTGAGCGGGCATAAAAAAACGGCGCCTCCGTTGCCCGGAAGCGCCGCTTTTGATCAGAAGGAAACGCTTAGGACGCTTCGCTGATGAATTTGACCGCGTCGCCGAAGGTCTGGATGGTCTCGGCTGCGTCATCGGGGATTTCGATGCCGAACTCTTCTTCGAAGGCCATGACCAGTTCAACGGTGTCCAGGCTGTCTGCGCCCAGATCATCGATGAAGGACGCGTTTTCCGCGACTTTATCTTCTTCAACACCCAGGTGCTCAACAACGATCTTCTTAACGCGATCTGCGACGTCGCTCATGTCTATTCCTCATTCCTTTACAGGGCGGTCTGCCCGATTCTGCCCTTGCCCGCACGGGTTGGCTTTGATTTGCCCGTTTCGGGCGGTTTGGGTACCGGCGAACCGGGAAGTCGAAGGCCGACCTGAACAACCGGCCCCGCTTAGATGCGCCGCCTATAGCATAGTCGACGCAAGAGGCAAACGCTTTCGCGCTGCCCCTGTGGCGATCACAACATGGCCATACCACCGTTCACATGCAAGGTGCTTCCGGTAACATAACCCGCTTCGGGGCTGGCAAGATACAGAACAGCCGCTGCAATTTCTTCGGGTTCACCCATGCGGCCCGCCGGAACCTTGAGCAACAGACCCTTTTTCTGCTCCTCGGTCAGCTTCTCGGTCATTGCAGTCGTGATAAAACCCGGTGCCACGGCATTCACGGTAATTCCGCGCGTTGCCACTTCGTGAGCCAAAGCCTTGGAAAACCCTATCATCCCGGCTTTTGACGCAGCATAGTTGGCCTGCCCCGGGTTGCCAATTGCGGCCACCACGGACGAGACATTCACGATCCGGCCCCACCGTGACTTCATCATGCCGCGGATCACACCTTTGCACAGTTTCATCGTCGAGGTCATGTTCACGTCAATAACGCTCTGCCATTCCTCATCGGACATGCGCATGAACAGGTTGTCGCGCGTGATACCCGCATTGTTCACCAGGATATCCACCGATCCCATCGCCTCGGCCGCTTGCTTTGGCAACGCTTCTACGGCTTCCGGATCGCTCAGATTGCAAGGCAACACATGCGCGCGTTCGCCCAGTTCGTCTGCCAGAGCCTGCAATGGCTCGACTCGTGTACCGGACAATCCGACCGCTGCGCCAGCACCGTGCAACGCACGTGCAATGTCGCCTCCGATACCGCCCGAAGCACCGGTGATCAGCGCATTCTTACCTGTCAAATCAAACATTCGGTTTTCCTCTTGGTGCGTCGGCCACGACGCTTTTTGAGCTTACGATTCGGCCTGAATGGCCTTTTGAACATCTTCCGGTGTGCCCACAGCCTTGCCTGCAATGGCACGATCGATCTTGCGGATCATGCCAGACAACGCTTTGCCAGCACCGATTTCCCACGTTTCAGTCACGCCCTGCGCGGCCATGAACTGAACGCTTTCACGCCAGCGAACCGACCCCGTCACCTGTTCCACCAGCAACTGACGTATCAGATCCGGATCACTGACGGCTTCGGCGCGCACATTGGCCACCAAAGGCACGGAAGGCGCCTTTATCTCGACGGCAGCAAGCGCTTCCGCCATGACATCTGCCGCAGGCTGCATCAGCGCACAGTGAAATGGAGCACTTACAGGCAACATAACAGCACGTTTTGCGCCTTTTTCCTTGGCAATCTCGGCGGCACGCTCGACAGCGGCCTTGGAACCGGACACAACGACCTGGGTTGGATCATTGTCATTGGCAGCCTGACAGACCTGCCCCTGCGCGGCTTCTTCTGCAACGGCGCGCACCGCCTCCAGATCCAATCCAAGAATGGCCGCCATTGCGCCCTCTCCCACCGGTACGGCACTTTGCATTGCCAGACCGCGGGTGCGCAGCAAGCGCGCGGTATCCGCAACCGACAAAGCCCCCGCAGCCGCAAGGGCCGAGTATTCACCCAAGGAATGACCCGCCACGAAAGTCGCCTGACCAACCGAAACGCCTTCGGCTTCCAGCGCACGCATTGCCGCCATGGATGTCGCCATAAGAGCAGGCTGGGCGTTCTGAGTCAGCGTCAAGTCGGCGATGTCGCCTTCCCAGATCATGCTGCTCAGCTTCTCTCCCAGTGCCTCGTCCACCTCATCGAAGACGGCCTGCGCCGCCGGATAGGCATCGGCCAGTGCTTTGCCCATACCGATGGTCTGGGCGCCCTGCCCCGGAAAAACGAACGCGAGTGTCATTGCAACCTCATGGATGATGTCAGGTTGCGGCGGGGTGTAAACTGACTGATCGTCTGGCACAAGCATTGCCTGTGTTCTGCATTCTGGCACCTTGGCTGTGCACAAGCGCTTACTTGTGCCGACTTCCGATAACCTTAACTTGGGCGCAGCAAAGAATCTCGGAGCGTTGCACCCATGGCCTCGACCAATTCCTTCTCAAGCTACGGAAGTGTCGCAAAGACGTTTCACTGGCTCACCGCGTTGCTGATCTTCACGGCCCTGCCGCTCGGCTGGATCGCGGACAATCTGGCCCACGCCGTGTTACATGCCTCCACAGCCCCAAGCGAGGCCGAAATCGCACGCGCGGCGCGCCTGTTCTCATTGCACAAAACCGTAGGCGTCACCGTGTTCTTCGTTGCTTTGGCTCGGATAATGTGGGCCTTCACGCAAACCAAGCCCGGCCTGCTGAATGCCGACAACAAGCCCGAGGCTTTTGCCGCCGAAACTGTCCACTGGCTTCTTTATGGGTCACTGGTGCTTGTGCCACTGACCGGTTGGGTGCACCACGCCGCAACCGAAGGGTTTGCTCCAATCCTCTGGCCCTTCGGCCAAAACCTGCCTTTTGTACCGAAATCAACCATTGTGGCCGAGGTGACAGGCGTTCTGCATTGGCTGTTCATGTGGACGCTTGTCGGCGCGCTGGTCCTGCACGTTGCCGGAGCGTTGAAGCATCACATCATAGACAAAGACAGCACGTTGCGCAGGATGTTGCCGGGTGGGTCAGATGCACCGGAGCCTCCACACCAGCATCATTCCCTTGTGCCCGCAGTCGCCGCGGTGGCCGTTTGGGCGCTTGTCCTCACCGGTGGCTGGGTCTCTGGCGAATTTGCGCGTGAGGCCGACGATGATGACGCCGACGTCCAACTGGCCGAGGTGCAATCAGACTGGCAGGTTCAGAACGGCACCCTGTCCATCACGATTTCCCAATTGGGCAGCCCGGTCACCGGCTCGTTTTCCGACTGGACAGCCGCAATTGCTTTTGACGACCCGGCCGAGCCTGGCCCGGCCGGGTCCGTCGAGGTCACGATCGCAATAGGTTCTCTCAGCCTCGGAACCGTAACCGAACAGGCCATGGGTGCGGATTTCTTCAACAACGCCCAGTTTCCGACGGCCCAGTTCACGGCTGACCTTTTCAAAACCGAAAGCGGATATGAGGCACGCGGACCACTGACAATCCGCGACAAGACGATCGATATTATACTCCCGTTTTCACTGGAGCTTGAGGACGACACCGCGACCATGACAGGCTCGGTTGATCTAAACAGGCTGGATTTCGGCATCGGCGCATCGCAGCCCACCGAAGATTCGCTCGGCTTCACCGTCACCGTCGCTGTGGAACTCGCCGCGTCCCGCAGTCAGTGATGCCAAATAAACACCGCCGGTGACAGGATCACCGGCGGTTTTCGTGTTCGCCGTCTTGCGCTTATTCGGCTTTTTGCGCTTCGACCGAGATCTGCACCTGCACTTCGTCACTGACAAACGGTGCGAACTGGCCCAGATCAAATTCACTGCGGACAAGGGTCGTGGTGGCGTCGAAACCGGCCCATGGCTTGTTCGCCATTGGATGGGTATCAACCTTGTTCAGTTTGGCATCCAGAACAACGGATTTGGTCACGCCGTTCATGGTGAGGTCGCCGGTGATCTTGGCAGTGTTTTCACCGGTCACTTCGATACCCGTCGAGGTAAAGGTGATCAGGTCGCCCTCGGTCGCACCAAAGAAATCCTCGGTCATGAAGTGATCTTCACGCGGCTTCCAGCCGGTGAACATTTCCAATACCGGCATCGACACGCTCACGCTGGAAGCGGCGGGATTTTCCTGATCAAACATGATCTCGCCCTCAAAGCCCGAGAACATGCCGGTTGTGGTTGAAAAGCCCAGGTGGTCATAGCTGAAGACAACCTGGCTGTGGCTCGGGTCCAGCACGTATTTCTCGGCGCTGGCGAATGCCGTGGTCGCCGATACGGCCAGTGCAGCAGCAAGAAGGGTGGATTTCATAACAATCTCCGCGTTTTTGTGAACGCAACCCGGCAGGGTTGCTCACAAACAAAATGTGCCGCCTGTCGGCGGCACACAACCTTTTTCGAGTCACAACATCTGTTCCTTTTTGAACAGAACAAAGTTCAGCCGAAAATTGTTACGCTCTTGCTCAGTTGCCCTTTCAGCGCTCGGCTGACATCCGCCGATTCAAGGGGCAGCTTCATCAAAAGGCTCCCGTCCACATCAAACAAGTGGACTTCGTTTTCTTCAAAACGTGCACCACCCAGCGAGTCATAGCTGCGGCGAAGCACCGTCTGAGGGCGTCCGTCTTCGTTCTTTTGCAGAACACGGACTTCGCGGCGGATCGGGTCGAAATAGGCATCCGGGCGCTGATCAAGAACTTCAATTGTCAGCAAACTGACACCGACGATCAGAAACAGCATGGATGCCACCATCTTGATCGGCCAGACATCTGCACCCACGATCGAACCCGGCATCAGCCACATCGAAAACGCCGAAAAGATCAGGAACGCTCCGACCAACCGCGCCAGGATCAAACGGGCCTTCCAGTTTGGCGCGAAGGCAATCATTACCGGCACCGAATGCTCAAAGCGCGAGCCTGCCGCCTCTTCCCGGTATGTGTTTGTATTGGTCGCGGTCATAACACTTCACCTTTTATCAGGTTACTGTCGAATTTCTGTTTGGTCCGGGTAACGTCCGGTATGCAAAACAACTTTGAGCCGAAAAGCGTCAGCATTTGGGCGGCCCAAAGGAAATTGGGCGGCGTCTCAAAGGCATATGTGGCGGGGCTTGCTCCTGCGGTTCAAACGTGTATACGGGGCCATCCTTCGCAATCAGATGAATCGCGCAGCCTCTCGTGGCAGGGTCGCGGAGGACCGGATGGCCCCGCCTATGAAATGCGCCTTGACATAAACAGGAGTGCACATGCCACTGTATGAGCATGTAATGATCGCGCGTCAGGATCTGTCCAACGCGCAGGCGGAAAGCCTCGTCGAACATTTCGGCACCGTTCTGGCTGACAACGGCGGCAAGCTTGTCGACAGCGAGTACTGGGGCGTCAAGACGATGGCCTACAAGATCAACAAGAACCGCAAAGGCCACTACGCCTTCCTGAAAACCGACGCGCCCTCGGGTGCGGTTCAGGAAATGGAACGCCTGATGCGCCTGCATGATGACGTCATGCGCGTTCTGACCATCAAGGTTGACGGTCACGAAGACGGCCCGTCGGTTCAGATGCAGAAGCGTGACGAACGTGGCGACCGCCGCGAGCGTCGTTGATCACCGCCTGAGGAAAGGACACTAAACCATGGCCGCAAAACCATTTTTCCGCCGCCGTAAGGTCTGCCCGTTCTCGGGTGAGAACGCGCCGAAAATCGACTACAAAGACACTCGTCTGCTGCAGCGCTACATCTCTGAGCGTGGCAAGATCGTACCTTCGCGCATCACCGCCGTTTCGGCGAAAAAGCAGCGTGAACTGGCCCGTGCTATCAAGCGCGCCCGCTTCCTCGCCCTGCTGCCCTACGCCGTGAAGTAAGGAGAGACTGACATGCAAGTTATCCTTCTGGAACGCGTTGCGAAACTGGGTCAAATGGGCGACGTCGTTGACGTCAAGCCCGGCTACGCCCGCAACTTCCTGCTGCCTCAGGGCAAAGCTCTGAGCGCCTCGGACGCCAACATCGCGTCGTTCGAAGCCCAGAAAGCGCAGCTTGAGGCACGCAACCTGGAAACCAAGAAAGAGGCTGAAGCACTGGCTGAAAAGCTGGACGGACAGCAGTTCATCGTGATTCGCTCGGCATCGGATGCTGGCGCTCTGTACGGCTCGGTCACCCCGCGTGACGCCGCAGAGGCTGCAACCGAAGCCGGTTTCACCGTCGACAAAAAGCAGGTTGTTCTGGTCAATCCGATCAAGGAACTGGGTCTGCACTCGGTTGCAGTCAAGCTGCACCCCGAAGTCGAAGTTGAAATCAAGATGAACGTGGCGCGTTCGGAAGAAGAAGCCGAACTTCAGGCCTCGGGCAAATCGATCCAGGAACTGGCCGCCGAAGAAGAAGCAGCCGCTGAATTCGAGATCGCCGAACTGTTCGACGACATCGGCTCGGCCGCATCCGAGGACGAAGAGCTGGCTGCGGAAGCCGCTCCTGCCGAGGAAGACGAAGCCAAAGCCTGATCCGGCAAGGTTTCAAGCAAAACAAAGGCCGTGCTTCAGCGCGGCCTTTTTTCTTGTCTCCGAGCCAAACCAGCAAATTTTAGCCCAACTCCATCCATAATCTTGCAGCCAAATACTCAGGCCATATCATTGCAACTCGAAACCCCGGAGAAACGTATGCCCCTGTTCACCCGTCGCAATCTCATGGCACTCTTACTGACAGCCCCGTTGGTTGCCTGCGGTGCAGGAGAAGTATCCAAGGCGGAGACACAACAATTCAATCCTCCGCTCTATCCAAACGAAACGCCGGAACTTCGCGCGTCGATCAACAAATGGGCGGACCACTACGAGCTTCCGCGAGAGCTTGTTCACAAGCTTGCTATTCGTGAAAGCACGCATCGCCCCTGGGCGGTCAACCGACCCTATTATGGGTTGTTGCAAATCCTCCCGGCCACCGCGCGATCCATGGGATACACCGGAAACGCCAAAGGCTTGTTGGACGCGGACACCAACCTTGAGTTCGCCGGGAAATACCTTCGTGGCGCCTGGCTTTTGTCTGATGGCAACCAGGATCGTGCCATATTTCTTTATGCCAAGGGCTTTTACCCCGAGGCCAAAGCGCGCGGATTGTTGGTGGAAACTGGGCTGAAACCCGCCAACTGACGGTGATTAGCGTCAGAAAGCCGCGTGAAATTAGCACTTTTTGCCGAATAGTGACAAAAATGTTCTATTGAATGTCTCATTATTTGGAATTGCGCAGACAATTAGTACCTCGCCTTGTCATGTTTAGGAAAGTATGGTGTTCTGGCTCGGTGAGGTAAACGGGTTCCACTCTGTGTTATATGCATGCTCGACGACACCATCGGGCTGTAAGATGGGCCGCAGCTGGTAGGCACCACATGGAAATTGTCGATCTGAGCACTCTGCCGGATTCAGAAGTTCGATACACCGAATTTCTAAGGCAAATCTGTGAGAAGCATGATATGGATCATGCTGCTTATGCTGGCATGAACCCTGCTGCCGGCACGGTTGCCGGCTTTGTTACCTATGACGACGCATGGAATGAGCACTACCAAAACCAGGGTCTGATCATGATTGATCCGACCATCCATATGGCCCGCCGCAGCATCGCGCCAGTGGATTGGAGCCGACTTGAGCG
It encodes the following:
- a CDS encoding GNAT family N-acetyltransferase translates to MIRSTPMINTARLTLCAMRPEDFDRFAEIWRDPCVVQHVGGSPRSRGEAWDSFLRNAGHWHMAGFGQWGVLQQSNRKLIGQAGFFYGNREMGDDFDGFPEAGWVLAPEAQGQGLGYEAAKAAHDWFDRVIPGPLVAMVNASNASSQKLAKKLGYVLMREGVYNQTPVHLLRRNGPPALA
- a CDS encoding acyl carrier protein is translated as MSDVADRVKKIVVEHLGVEEDKVAENASFIDDLGADSLDTVELVMAFEEEFGIEIPDDAAETIQTFGDAVKFISEAS
- the fabG gene encoding 3-oxoacyl-[acyl-carrier-protein] reductase, whose translation is MFDLTGKNALITGASGGIGGDIARALHGAGAAVGLSGTRVEPLQALADELGERAHVLPCNLSDPEAVEALPKQAAEAMGSVDILVNNAGITRDNLFMRMSDEEWQSVIDVNMTSTMKLCKGVIRGMMKSRWGRIVNVSSVVAAIGNPGQANYAASKAGMIGFSKALAHEVATRGITVNAVAPGFITTAMTEKLTEEQKKGLLLKVPAGRMGEPEEIAAAVLYLASPEAGYVTGSTLHVNGGMAML
- the fabD gene encoding ACP S-malonyltransferase produces the protein MTLAFVFPGQGAQTIGMGKALADAYPAAQAVFDEVDEALGEKLSSMIWEGDIADLTLTQNAQPALMATSMAAMRALEAEGVSVGQATFVAGHSLGEYSALAAAGALSVADTARLLRTRGLAMQSAVPVGEGAMAAILGLDLEAVRAVAEEAAQGQVCQAANDNDPTQVVVSGSKAAVERAAEIAKEKGAKRAVMLPVSAPFHCALMQPAADVMAEALAAVEIKAPSVPLVANVRAEAVSDPDLIRQLLVEQVTGSVRWRESVQFMAAQGVTETWEIGAGKALSGMIRKIDRAIAGKAVGTPEDVQKAIQAES
- a CDS encoding cytochrome b/b6 domain-containing protein produces the protein MASTNSFSSYGSVAKTFHWLTALLIFTALPLGWIADNLAHAVLHASTAPSEAEIARAARLFSLHKTVGVTVFFVALARIMWAFTQTKPGLLNADNKPEAFAAETVHWLLYGSLVLVPLTGWVHHAATEGFAPILWPFGQNLPFVPKSTIVAEVTGVLHWLFMWTLVGALVLHVAGALKHHIIDKDSTLRRMLPGGSDAPEPPHQHHSLVPAVAAVAVWALVLTGGWVSGEFAREADDDDADVQLAEVQSDWQVQNGTLSITISQLGSPVTGSFSDWTAAIAFDDPAEPGPAGSVEVTIAIGSLSLGTVTEQAMGADFFNNAQFPTAQFTADLFKTESGYEARGPLTIRDKTIDIILPFSLELEDDTATMTGSVDLNRLDFGIGASQPTEDSLGFTVTVAVELAASRSQ
- a CDS encoding YceI family protein — encoded protein: MKSTLLAAALAVSATTAFASAEKYVLDPSHSQVVFSYDHLGFSTTTGMFSGFEGEIMFDQENPAASSVSVSMPVLEMFTGWKPREDHFMTEDFFGATEGDLITFTSTGIEVTGENTAKITGDLTMNGVTKSVVLDAKLNKVDTHPMANKPWAGFDATTTLVRSEFDLGQFAPFVSDEVQVQISVEAQKAE
- the rpsF gene encoding 30S ribosomal protein S6, producing MPLYEHVMIARQDLSNAQAESLVEHFGTVLADNGGKLVDSEYWGVKTMAYKINKNRKGHYAFLKTDAPSGAVQEMERLMRLHDDVMRVLTIKVDGHEDGPSVQMQKRDERGDRRERR
- the rpsR gene encoding 30S ribosomal protein S18 encodes the protein MAAKPFFRRRKVCPFSGENAPKIDYKDTRLLQRYISERGKIVPSRITAVSAKKQRELARAIKRARFLALLPYAVK
- the rplI gene encoding 50S ribosomal protein L9; this translates as MQVILLERVAKLGQMGDVVDVKPGYARNFLLPQGKALSASDANIASFEAQKAQLEARNLETKKEAEALAEKLDGQQFIVIRSASDAGALYGSVTPRDAAEAATEAGFTVDKKQVVLVNPIKELGLHSVAVKLHPEVEVEIKMNVARSEEEAELQASGKSIQELAAEEEAAAEFEIAELFDDIGSAASEDEELAAEAAPAEEDEAKA
- a CDS encoding lytic transglycosylase domain-containing protein, yielding MPLFTRRNLMALLLTAPLVACGAGEVSKAETQQFNPPLYPNETPELRASINKWADHYELPRELVHKLAIRESTHRPWAVNRPYYGLLQILPATARSMGYTGNAKGLLDADTNLEFAGKYLRGAWLLSDGNQDRAIFLYAKGFYPEAKARGLLVETGLKPAN